One window of the Staphylococcus equorum genome contains the following:
- a CDS encoding RluA family pseudouridine synthase, which produces MFINVLYEDNHLLMVEKPINIPVQADDSKDEDLLSMLKDYIKEKYNKPGKVYLGLVHRLDRPVGGAMVFAKTSKAASRLSNELRKQNFDRTYLAVVHGTPAKKQGELKDYLWKDRNKNIVYVVDSRRKEAKQAILDYKIIRNAEKKSLVEVQLRTGRSHQIRVQFANQNLPLYGDQKYGQHINKPGQQIALWASHLSVKHPTKDEIISVESIPSDGIWSHYL; this is translated from the coding sequence ATGTTTATCAATGTCCTTTATGAGGATAATCATTTACTTATGGTCGAAAAACCTATCAATATACCAGTACAGGCTGATGACTCAAAAGATGAAGATTTATTGTCTATGTTAAAAGATTACATTAAAGAAAAATATAATAAACCAGGAAAAGTTTATCTTGGCTTAGTACATCGTCTTGATAGACCAGTCGGTGGTGCTATGGTATTTGCTAAAACATCCAAAGCTGCATCTCGTTTATCAAATGAACTAAGAAAGCAAAATTTTGATAGAACTTATTTAGCAGTTGTTCATGGCACACCTGCAAAAAAACAAGGTGAACTTAAAGATTATCTCTGGAAAGATCGTAATAAAAATATCGTATATGTGGTAGATTCAAGAAGAAAAGAAGCAAAACAAGCGATCTTAGACTACAAAATAATTCGTAATGCTGAAAAGAAAAGTTTAGTCGAAGTACAATTGCGAACTGGACGTTCACATCAAATTAGAGTGCAATTTGCGAATCAAAACTTACCATTGTATGGAGACCAAAAATATGGACAACATATTAATAAACCTGGTCAACAAATTGCTTTATGGGCATCGCATCTTAGCGTAAAACATCCGACTAAAGATGAAATTATATCTGTAGAATCAATTCCAAGCGACGGTATCTGGTCACATTATTTGTAA